In one Sphingobium indicum B90A genomic region, the following are encoded:
- a CDS encoding cation:proton antiporter: MIISVIALACAGSAIAAILARWMPRALLPALVLEIAFGILIGPNGMALLAPGPAMEMLAKLGFGVLMLIAGLEIDLGMLLARGQKAKQASPLMLAVMMSLMTVVMAAFGAWLLLDSSTPLLHLAIYAVILSTTSVGIVVPTIQERRLADGAYGQTILSTALLADFFTMIAISSLAGIVVSGRAEGALGSLALVGIAGLAIWLLPKLLARVPAAQLDSRTSLPLVRLSLALLFMVAWLAERLESELVLAAFLAGLLLGQIIPRNSHRRETLEAIGYGFIVPFFFINVGLKFDIPALFASPKALLLVPGFVAVAFANKIIPALLLVPAHGRKMAVAAGLLLSARLSLIVAASDIATRIGVLDTATNAAMVLVAIISAALAPLLFNILVDRKAPILANAEA, translated from the coding sequence GTGATCATTTCCGTAATAGCCTTGGCATGTGCCGGCAGCGCGATAGCTGCCATCCTCGCCCGATGGATGCCCAGGGCATTGTTGCCGGCCCTGGTGCTGGAAATCGCCTTCGGCATCCTGATCGGTCCCAACGGCATGGCGCTGCTGGCGCCGGGACCGGCCATGGAAATGCTCGCCAAGCTGGGATTCGGCGTGCTGATGCTGATCGCCGGACTGGAAATCGATCTCGGCATGCTGCTCGCGCGCGGGCAGAAGGCGAAGCAGGCGAGTCCGCTCATGCTCGCGGTGATGATGTCGCTGATGACCGTGGTCATGGCCGCGTTCGGCGCCTGGCTGTTGCTCGACTCCTCGACGCCGCTGCTGCATCTGGCGATCTATGCCGTGATCCTGTCGACGACGTCGGTCGGGATCGTCGTGCCGACCATACAGGAACGACGCCTGGCCGACGGCGCCTATGGCCAGACCATCCTCTCCACCGCGTTGCTCGCGGATTTTTTCACGATGATCGCCATCTCGTCCCTGGCCGGCATCGTCGTCAGCGGCCGCGCCGAGGGCGCATTGGGCAGCCTGGCGCTCGTCGGCATCGCCGGGCTGGCGATCTGGCTGCTGCCCAAGCTGCTGGCGCGGGTGCCGGCCGCGCAGTTGGACAGCCGGACCAGCCTGCCGTTGGTCAGGCTCAGCCTGGCGCTGCTGTTCATGGTCGCCTGGCTCGCGGAGCGGCTGGAATCCGAACTGGTGCTGGCGGCCTTCCTCGCCGGATTGCTGCTGGGGCAGATCATCCCCCGCAACAGCCATCGGCGCGAGACGCTGGAAGCGATCGGCTACGGCTTCATCGTTCCCTTCTTCTTCATCAATGTCGGCCTGAAATTCGACATTCCCGCCCTCTTCGCCTCGCCCAAGGCCTTGCTGCTGGTGCCGGGCTTCGTGGCGGTCGCCTTCGCCAACAAGATCATTCCCGCATTGCTGCTGGTTCCGGCGCATGGTCGGAAGATGGCCGTCGCGGCCGGCCTGCTGCTGAGCGCCCGCCTCAGCCTGATCGTCGCCGCGTCCGACATTGCGACGCGGATCGGCGTGCTCGATACGGCGACCAATGCGGCCATGGTGCTGGTTGCCATCATCAGCGCAGCCCTGGCGCCCCTTCTGTTCAACATATTGGTCGATCGGAAAGCGCCCATATTGGCGAATGCCGAAGCGTAA
- a CDS encoding IS5 family transposase, giving the protein MWTRDTRRQHSRDHLRYPTSLTDAEWQIIACHPQDTPTNGRPRRWSWRALLDGILFILRTGAPWRCLPPGFPPWQTVYRWFASLRDRGFFQALNHALVIADRSSQGREEAPSAAVIDSQSVKTTEAGGPRGYDAGKKVMGRKRHAMVDTDGRALELLIHAGDVQDRDGAIPLLQQSRHRHPFVSKAFADSAYSAARVINATSISIEIVRKIAGQVGFTVHPRRWVVERTFAWLGRNRRLAKDFEATLSSATAFLYAAAAMVLVRRMARAS; this is encoded by the coding sequence ATGTGGACCCGCGACACTCGGCGGCAGCATAGCCGCGATCATCTTCGATATCCAACCAGCCTAACGGACGCCGAATGGCAGATTATCGCCTGTCATCCGCAGGATACCCCGACAAACGGACGGCCACGGCGCTGGTCGTGGCGCGCGTTGCTCGATGGCATATTGTTTATCCTACGCACGGGCGCTCCGTGGCGCTGCTTGCCTCCCGGTTTTCCGCCATGGCAAACCGTCTACAGATGGTTTGCGTCTCTACGTGACCGAGGCTTTTTTCAGGCGCTTAATCATGCCCTCGTCATCGCTGACCGTAGCAGTCAAGGACGAGAGGAGGCACCGTCTGCTGCCGTGATCGACAGCCAGTCTGTGAAAACCACGGAGGCAGGCGGACCACGCGGTTACGATGCCGGGAAGAAAGTCATGGGGCGAAAACGGCATGCCATGGTCGATACCGATGGCCGCGCCCTAGAACTGTTGATCCATGCTGGAGATGTTCAGGATCGCGACGGAGCCATCCCTTTGTTGCAGCAATCTCGACACCGACACCCCTTTGTCTCCAAAGCGTTCGCGGACAGTGCATACAGCGCCGCTCGTGTCATCAACGCCACATCCATCAGCATTGAGATCGTTAGAAAAATAGCCGGTCAGGTCGGCTTTACCGTTCATCCTCGTCGATGGGTGGTCGAGCGCACCTTCGCTTGGCTCGGACGAAACAGGCGGTTGGCGAAGGACTTTGAAGCCACCCTCAGTTCCGCCACCGCCTTCCTCTACGCGGCTGCGGCAATGGTCTTGGTCCGCCGCATGGCCCGCGCATCATGA
- a CDS encoding ring-cleaving dioxygenase has translation MDTNHITSLHHITICTGTAQGDIDFFVKVLGQRFVKRTLFYDGSIPIYHLYFADELGTPGTVMTTFPTRRTGLKGRKGSNQFTVCTYSIPKGSLEWWIGHLNKHGIETSAPGTRFGQRFVSFQHPDCGIEFEVLEDETDTRAPYDSPYVPLEYAQRGFHSWTASVRELEDMDFFMENCWNFEKIGEEGNRHRYRVKGSTEAGTIIDLLHEPDVRQGSWTIAEGIIHHGAFAVPDMDVQARIKFDTEGVGFTDFSDRKNRGYFESTYVRTPGGVMFEATHSLGFTHDEDENTLGMDLKVSPQFDDKKHLIQQAMEDDPIVV, from the coding sequence GTGGATACGAACCATATCACCAGCCTGCATCATATCACCATCTGCACCGGCACAGCCCAGGGCGACATCGACTTTTTCGTGAAGGTCTTGGGCCAGCGCTTCGTGAAGCGGACCCTGTTCTATGATGGCAGCATTCCCATCTATCACCTTTACTTCGCGGACGAACTGGGCACGCCCGGCACCGTCATGACGACCTTCCCCACCCGTCGCACGGGCCTGAAGGGCCGCAAGGGTTCCAACCAGTTCACCGTCTGCACCTATTCGATCCCCAAGGGGTCGCTGGAATGGTGGATCGGCCACCTCAACAAGCATGGCATCGAGACCAGCGCGCCGGGCACCCGCTTCGGTCAGCGCTTCGTGAGCTTCCAGCATCCCGACTGCGGCATCGAATTCGAGGTGCTGGAGGACGAGACCGACACGCGGGCGCCCTATGATTCGCCCTATGTGCCGCTCGAATATGCCCAGCGCGGTTTCCATAGCTGGACGGCCTCCGTGCGCGAGCTGGAGGACATGGACTTCTTCATGGAGAATTGCTGGAATTTCGAGAAGATCGGCGAGGAAGGCAATCGTCACCGCTACCGCGTGAAGGGTTCGACGGAAGCAGGCACGATCATCGACCTGCTTCATGAACCCGACGTGCGCCAGGGTAGCTGGACGATCGCGGAAGGCATCATCCACCACGGCGCCTTCGCCGTGCCCGACATGGACGTCCAGGCCCGGATCAAGTTCGACACCGAGGGCGTCGGCTTCACCGACTTCTCGGACCGCAAGAACCGCGGCTATTTCGAATCCACCTATGTCCGTACCCCGGGCGGCGTGATGTTCGAAGCGACCCACAGCCTGGGCTTCACCCATGACGAGGACGAAAACACCCTCGGCATGGACCTGAAGGTTTCGCCGCAGTTCGACGACAAGAAGCACCTCATCCAGCAGGCGATGGAAGACGATCCGATCGTCGTCTGA
- a CDS encoding LysR family transcriptional regulator, whose product MHLTVFQALMRAKSVGVAAEMLDMPQPTLSRHLKQLREHFGNQLFVRTSRGLEPTSLAITAAPAVSQTLELYHSRLSGEPTFDPATSNRDFHIAASDVGHLLVLPRVLQWVRDLAPGVRFKAIPLGGEKLIARLETGEVDIAIGSFPALYAGVVEQTLFPEEYVCVVPRSYLPAGRLTMNRFKAARHVLVDGRHLGHIHEDVEKLLRKIVGPSNITVMAESFLLSAHIAEQSELILTTPSRLTGLLNTKSVRILKPPVALPGFTVKQYWHERFHDDPGNRWLRGILSRMRGLSEEGEGPSLPEFAGGAAEGDGASNPDIRNSLYE is encoded by the coding sequence ATGCATTTGACTGTGTTTCAGGCCCTGATGCGGGCGAAAAGCGTGGGGGTGGCGGCGGAGATGCTGGATATGCCGCAGCCCACGCTCAGCCGTCATCTCAAACAGCTCAGGGAGCATTTCGGGAACCAGCTTTTCGTGCGGACCAGCCGGGGCCTGGAGCCCACGTCCCTGGCCATCACCGCCGCGCCCGCCGTGTCGCAGACATTGGAACTCTATCATTCCCGCCTGAGCGGCGAGCCGACATTCGATCCCGCGACTTCGAACCGCGATTTCCACATCGCGGCTTCGGACGTCGGGCATCTGCTCGTCCTTCCCCGCGTCCTGCAATGGGTGCGCGATCTGGCGCCGGGCGTGCGGTTCAAGGCCATTCCCCTGGGAGGGGAAAAGCTGATCGCCCGGCTCGAGACCGGCGAGGTCGACATCGCGATCGGCAGTTTCCCGGCGCTCTATGCCGGCGTCGTCGAACAGACGCTTTTCCCGGAGGAATATGTCTGCGTCGTGCCGCGAAGCTATCTGCCCGCCGGGCGCCTGACCATGAACAGGTTTAAGGCCGCCCGGCACGTCCTGGTCGACGGCCGCCACCTTGGCCACATCCATGAGGATGTGGAAAAGCTGCTTCGCAAGATCGTGGGTCCATCGAACATCACCGTCATGGCGGAGAGCTTCCTCCTGAGCGCCCATATAGCCGAGCAGTCGGAACTGATCCTGACCACGCCCTCCCGCCTTACCGGCTTGCTGAACACCAAGAGCGTCCGCATTCTCAAGCCGCCCGTCGCCCTTCCAGGCTTCACCGTGAAGCAATATTGGCATGAGAGATTCCATGACGATCCCGGCAATCGCTGGCTGCGCGGAATTCTGTCCCGCATGCGCGGCCTTTCGGAGGAGGGCGAAGGCCCGTCCTTGCCCGAATTCGCCGGCGGCGCGGCAGAGGGCGATGGCGCTTCGAATCCGGATATTCGCAATTCGCTCTATGAATAA